A genomic region of Alistipes megaguti contains the following coding sequences:
- a CDS encoding site-specific integrase yields MARVKNHTKVKEPIRLRMKPLSDGSKSLYLDIYRDGKRTYEYLKMYIIPETDNNARRQNQATMDAANAIKSKRIIELTSNEAGIVFRKDKTYLLDWMKVYMEAQESAGKKDGNQIKIAMRILKDYAGEMVTLDQIDGNFCRGYITYLLTEYHPKGKDISNYTLHNYYRALNGALNSAVRKKKMKANPFNELEKSEKIRKPESMRSYMTIEEVQALIDTPMPHEEYEIVKCAYLFSCFCGLRISDIIKLKWKDVFVDRGQYRLAVSMKKTKEPIYLPLSPEALKWMPERGGKSSEDNVFDLPSANTIRMQLKPWAKAAGISKRFSYHTSRHTFATMMLTLGADLYTVSKLLGHADVKMTQVYAKIINKKKDEAVNLVNGLFH; encoded by the coding sequence ATGGCACGAGTTAAGAATCATACAAAAGTCAAAGAGCCGATTCGTCTTCGGATGAAGCCGTTGAGCGATGGCAGCAAGAGTCTATATCTGGATATATACCGCGATGGAAAGCGGACGTATGAATACCTCAAGATGTATATTATCCCGGAGACGGATAATAATGCCCGTAGGCAGAATCAGGCGACAATGGATGCCGCCAATGCCATCAAGTCGAAACGTATTATCGAACTGACCAGCAATGAGGCAGGAATCGTATTCCGTAAGGACAAGACTTATCTGTTGGACTGGATGAAGGTTTACATGGAAGCCCAAGAGAGTGCGGGCAAGAAAGACGGCAACCAAATCAAGATTGCCATGCGCATACTGAAAGACTATGCCGGAGAAATGGTCACACTGGATCAGATTGACGGGAACTTCTGCCGGGGCTACATCACTTATCTGTTGACGGAATATCATCCGAAAGGCAAGGACATATCAAACTACACGCTTCACAATTATTACCGTGCGTTGAACGGTGCGTTGAACTCTGCCGTCAGGAAGAAAAAGATGAAGGCCAACCCTTTCAACGAGCTTGAGAAGTCGGAGAAAATCCGTAAGCCGGAGAGTATGCGGTCGTACATGACCATCGAAGAGGTACAGGCGTTGATTGACACTCCTATGCCCCACGAGGAATACGAGATAGTAAAATGCGCGTATCTGTTCTCCTGCTTCTGCGGATTGCGCATCAGCGATATAATCAAGTTGAAATGGAAAGACGTGTTCGTTGACCGGGGACAGTACCGTTTGGCCGTGTCCATGAAAAAGACCAAAGAGCCTATTTACCTGCCCCTCTCTCCTGAAGCGTTGAAGTGGATGCCGGAACGTGGGGGAAAATCATCGGAAGATAATGTGTTCGACCTGCCGTCCGCCAATACAATCAGGATGCAGCTCAAACCTTGGGCGAAAGCAGCCGGAATCTCCAAGCGGTTCTCCTATCACACCAGCCGGCATACATTCGCCACCATGATGCTGACGCTCGGCGCGGATTTATATACCGTCTCGAAGTTGCTCGGTCATGCCGACGTAAAAATGACACAGGTGTATGCCAAGATTATCAACAAGAAGAAGGACGAGGCAGTGAATCTTGTAAACGGTTTGTTTCACTAA
- a CDS encoding AAA family ATPase, with the protein MENERKTDRSADMGMDEHRLSDILLASQIKATDIYETPPQIIWIDNSTIATLGNFSASTGKAKSKKTFNVSALVAASLAGKQVLNYRAHLPEGKQRILYVDTEQSRFHCRSVLERILRLAGLPTTTDPENLDFFCLREYSPSVRVEVIDYALRQNKGYGLVIIDGIRDLMLDINSTGESVEVINRMMEWSSRYDLHIHCVLHLNKGDNNVRGHIGTEMSNKAETVLVISKSNENPGISEVHALHIREKEFKPFAFTINETGLPVIAEGHSFGEPPKPKARTGFTELSIEQHREALSAAFGEKPIRGFDNLLQSLMVSYEAIGFKRGRSVMIKLMQYLIDNLKLIIKRDKLFYYDMTPTEAMLFDEE; encoded by the coding sequence ATGGAAAACGAAAGAAAGACTGACCGCTCAGCCGATATGGGAATGGATGAACACCGCCTGTCGGACATCCTTCTGGCCTCGCAAATCAAGGCAACGGACATTTATGAGACCCCGCCGCAAATCATCTGGATAGACAACTCGACGATTGCCACGCTCGGCAATTTCAGTGCATCGACAGGAAAGGCAAAGTCGAAGAAGACGTTTAATGTCTCTGCGCTTGTCGCCGCTTCATTGGCCGGGAAACAAGTGTTGAACTACCGTGCGCATCTGCCCGAAGGCAAACAGCGGATTCTGTACGTCGATACGGAACAGAGCCGTTTCCATTGCCGCTCGGTATTGGAGCGCATATTGCGGCTGGCCGGGCTGCCCACGACAACCGACCCGGAGAATCTCGACTTCTTCTGCCTGCGTGAATATTCGCCGTCGGTGCGTGTCGAGGTCATCGACTATGCGCTGCGTCAGAACAAAGGCTATGGGCTGGTCATCATTGACGGCATCCGCGACCTGATGCTTGACATCAACAGCACCGGTGAATCGGTGGAAGTCATCAACCGGATGATGGAATGGTCTTCAAGGTACGACCTGCATATCCATTGTGTACTCCATTTGAACAAAGGGGATAATAATGTGCGGGGACACATTGGTACGGAAATGAGCAACAAGGCGGAAACCGTGCTTGTCATCAGCAAGAGCAACGAGAATCCCGGTATCAGCGAAGTCCATGCGCTCCATATCCGGGAAAAGGAGTTCAAGCCGTTTGCGTTCACCATCAACGAGACTGGGCTGCCCGTCATTGCGGAAGGACACTCGTTCGGAGAGCCCCCGAAGCCCAAGGCTCGGACGGGGTTCACGGAGCTGAGCATCGAACAGCACCGGGAAGCCCTCTCCGCCGCTTTCGGGGAAAAGCCTATCCGGGGATTCGACAACCTGTTGCAAAGCCTGATGGTCTCCTATGAGGCAATCGGGTTCAAACGTGGTCGGAGCGTCATGATAAAACTGATGCAATACCTGATAGACAACCTCAAGCTCATCATCAAACGGGACAAGCTGTTCTATTATGACATGACGCCTACCGAGGCCATGCTTTTTGATGAAGAATGA
- the nifJ gene encoding pyruvate:ferredoxin (flavodoxin) oxidoreductase, translating into MAEKKFITCDGNYAAAHVAYMFSEVAAIYPITPSSTMAELVDEWAAQGRKNIFGETVKVVEMQSEAGAAGAVHGSLQSGALTSTFTASQGLLLMIPNMYKISGELLPGVFHVSARALAAQSLSIFGDHQDVMATRQTGFAMLATSSVQEVMDLAGVAHLVAIKSRVPFLHFFDGFRTSHEIQKIELIDEAKLTALLDRDALKAFRARALNPEHPVTRGTAQNPDIYFQTREAANKFYEAVPDMVADTMKEISKITGRQYKPFVYYGAEDAENIIIAMGSVTETIKETIDYLRAKKGEKVGVITVHLYRPFAVKYLMEVLPKSVKRVCVLDRTKEPGANGDPLYMDVVEAFANCKNLPCGQMPLIIGGRYGLSSKDTTPAQMLAVFENMNLPEPKNQFTVGITDDVTFRSLPVGEEISLAKPGTFEALFFGLGADGTVGANKNSIKIIGGSTDKYCQAYFSYDSKKSGGYTSSHLRFGDKPITSPYLVTTPDFVACHVPSYVDKYDVLKGLKPGGSFLLNSVHDAETTCATLPDHMKAYLAKNKINFYIINATKIAAELGLGSRTNTIMQSAFFKIANVIPFEKAVEEMKHAILKTYGKKGEDIVNMNYAAVDAGGKEVIKIEVPAEWAQIEDKGFQTPSHASYPEFVRKIVEPINGLKGDDLPVSVFNGREDGTWENGTAAYEKRGIAVNVPEWQIANCIQCNQCSYVCPHAAIRPFLATDEEAAASGIEWKQGLGETKAYKFRVQVSPLDCTGCGNCVDICPAKGKALVMRPLEEQMPQAKNWDYVTKNIGYKNVVDKTKSVKNLQFAQPLFEFSGACAGCGETPYIKALTQLFGDKMMVANATGCTSIYSGSAPSTPYCTNAEGKGPAWANSLFEDNAEFGLGMHLGIEKLRDRIQMTMEEAIANCTKCSDELKEVMKEWIANRGSSSKSAEVTARLIPMMEACGCDYCKKILEHKDWLIKKSQWIIGGDGWGYDIGYGGVDHVLASGQDVNILVIDTEVYSNTGGQSSKATPVGAVAKFASSGKRIRKKDLGAMAMTYGYVYVAQVSIGGSQQQLFNVLKEAEAYPGPSLIIAYAPCINHGIKGGMARTQAVGKEAVACGYWHLWHYNPQLETEGKNPFVLDSKEPDWTKFHDFLMKEVRYTSLQKSFPAEAEELFQAAEENAKWRYNGYVRRSKMEY; encoded by the coding sequence ATGGCAGAAAAGAAATTCATTACCTGTGATGGTAACTACGCTGCAGCCCACGTGGCCTACATGTTCTCGGAGGTGGCAGCCATCTACCCCATCACGCCGTCGTCGACGATGGCCGAACTCGTGGACGAGTGGGCCGCCCAGGGACGGAAAAACATCTTCGGTGAGACCGTGAAGGTCGTAGAGATGCAGTCGGAGGCCGGTGCCGCCGGTGCCGTTCACGGCTCGCTGCAGAGCGGAGCCCTGACCTCGACGTTCACCGCCTCGCAGGGTCTGCTGCTGATGATCCCCAACATGTACAAGATCTCGGGCGAACTGCTCCCGGGAGTCTTCCATGTCTCGGCCCGCGCCCTGGCTGCCCAGTCGCTGTCGATCTTCGGCGACCACCAGGATGTCATGGCCACCCGTCAGACGGGCTTCGCCATGCTGGCTACGTCGTCCGTTCAGGAGGTGATGGACCTGGCCGGCGTTGCCCACCTGGTTGCCATCAAGTCGCGCGTTCCGTTCCTGCACTTCTTCGACGGATTCCGCACCTCGCACGAGATCCAGAAGATCGAACTCATCGACGAGGCCAAACTTACTGCGCTGCTCGACCGCGACGCCCTGAAGGCCTTCCGCGCCCGTGCGCTCAACCCCGAGCACCCCGTAACGCGCGGTACGGCCCAGAACCCCGACATCTACTTCCAGACGCGTGAGGCCGCCAACAAGTTCTACGAGGCCGTGCCCGACATGGTTGCCGACACGATGAAGGAGATCTCGAAGATCACCGGCCGCCAGTACAAGCCCTTTGTATATTATGGTGCCGAAGATGCCGAGAACATCATCATCGCCATGGGTTCCGTAACGGAGACCATCAAGGAGACGATCGACTACCTGCGCGCCAAGAAGGGCGAGAAGGTCGGCGTGATCACCGTACATCTCTACCGTCCGTTCGCGGTCAAGTACCTGATGGAGGTTCTGCCCAAGAGCGTAAAGCGCGTCTGCGTGCTCGACCGCACGAAGGAGCCCGGAGCCAACGGCGATCCGCTCTACATGGACGTTGTCGAGGCCTTCGCCAACTGCAAGAACCTGCCGTGCGGCCAGATGCCGCTGATCATCGGCGGCCGCTACGGTCTCTCGTCGAAGGATACCACCCCGGCTCAGATGCTGGCCGTCTTCGAGAACATGAATCTCCCGGAGCCCAAGAACCAGTTCACCGTGGGTATCACCGACGACGTGACGTTCCGTTCGCTGCCCGTCGGCGAGGAGATCTCGCTGGCCAAACCCGGCACGTTCGAGGCTCTCTTCTTCGGACTGGGCGCCGACGGTACGGTGGGTGCCAACAAGAACTCGATCAAGATCATCGGCGGTTCGACCGACAAATACTGCCAGGCCTACTTCTCCTACGACTCGAAGAAGTCGGGCGGCTACACGTCGTCGCACCTGCGCTTCGGCGACAAACCCATCACCTCGCCCTATCTGGTGACGACGCCCGACTTCGTGGCCTGCCACGTTCCGTCGTATGTCGACAAGTATGACGTGCTGAAGGGCCTGAAGCCCGGCGGCTCGTTCCTGCTCAACTCGGTTCACGACGCCGAGACCACCTGCGCCACGCTGCCCGACCACATGAAGGCTTACCTGGCCAAGAACAAGATCAACTTCTACATCATCAACGCCACGAAGATCGCCGCCGAGCTGGGTCTGGGATCGCGTACGAACACCATCATGCAGTCGGCCTTCTTCAAGATCGCCAACGTGATTCCGTTCGAGAAGGCCGTCGAGGAGATGAAGCACGCCATCCTGAAGACCTACGGAAAGAAGGGCGAGGATATCGTCAACATGAACTACGCAGCCGTTGACGCCGGCGGCAAGGAGGTCATCAAGATCGAGGTTCCGGCCGAGTGGGCCCAGATCGAGGACAAGGGCTTCCAGACGCCGTCGCACGCTTCGTATCCGGAGTTCGTGCGCAAGATCGTCGAGCCGATCAACGGCCTGAAGGGCGACGACCTGCCGGTATCGGTCTTCAACGGCCGTGAGGACGGTACGTGGGAGAACGGTACGGCCGCCTACGAGAAGCGCGGTATCGCCGTCAACGTACCGGAGTGGCAGATCGCCAACTGTATCCAGTGCAACCAGTGCTCGTATGTCTGCCCCCACGCAGCCATCCGTCCGTTCCTGGCCACCGACGAGGAGGCCGCCGCTTCGGGCATCGAATGGAAGCAGGGTCTGGGCGAGACGAAGGCCTACAAGTTCCGCGTGCAGGTATCGCCGCTCGACTGTACGGGTTGCGGCAACTGCGTCGACATCTGCCCGGCCAAGGGCAAGGCGCTGGTTATGCGCCCGCTCGAGGAGCAGATGCCGCAGGCCAAGAACTGGGACTACGTCACGAAGAATATCGGTTACAAGAACGTGGTCGACAAGACCAAGTCGGTGAAGAACCTGCAGTTCGCACAGCCGCTCTTCGAGTTCTCGGGAGCCTGCGCCGGCTGCGGCGAGACGCCCTACATCAAGGCGCTGACGCAGTTGTTCGGTGACAAGATGATGGTCGCCAACGCCACGGGCTGTACGTCGATCTACTCGGGTTCGGCACCTTCGACCCCCTACTGCACCAATGCCGAAGGCAAGGGTCCGGCCTGGGCCAACTCGCTCTTCGAGGATAACGCCGAGTTCGGTCTGGGTATGCACCTGGGTATCGAGAAGCTCCGCGACCGCATCCAGATGACGATGGAAGAGGCCATCGCCAACTGCACGAAGTGCTCCGACGAGCTGAAGGAGGTCATGAAGGAGTGGATCGCCAACCGCGGATCGTCGTCGAAGTCGGCCGAGGTTACGGCCCGTCTGATTCCGATGATGGAGGCCTGCGGCTGCGACTACTGCAAGAAGATTCTCGAGCACAAGGATTGGCTCATCAAGAAGTCGCAGTGGATCATCGGCGGCGACGGCTGGGGCTACGATATCGGTTACGGCGGTGTTGACCACGTACTGGCTTCGGGTCAGGATGTCAACATTCTGGTAATCGATACGGAGGTCTACTCGAACACGGGCGGTCAGTCGTCGAAGGCTACGCCGGTGGGCGCCGTAGCGAAGTTCGCATCGAGCGGCAAGCGGATCCGCAAAAAGGATCTGGGCGCCATGGCGATGACCTACGGCTACGTCTATGTGGCCCAGGTATCGATCGGCGGCTCGCAGCAGCAGCTGTTCAACGTGCTGAAGGAGGCCGAGGCCTATCCCGGCCCGTCGCTGATCATCGCCTACGCACCGTGTATCAACCACGGCATCAAGGGCGGCATGGCCCGCACGCAGGCGGTTGGCAAAGAGGCCGTAGCCTGCGGATACTGGCACCTGTGGCACTACAACCCGCAACTGGAGACGGAGGGCAAGAATCCGTTCGTATTGGATTCGAAGGAGCCCGACTGGACGAAGTTCCACGACTTCCTGATGAAGGAGGTACGTTACACGTCGCTCCAGAAGTCGTTCCCGGCCGAAGCCGAGGAGCTCTTCCAGGCAGCCGAGGAGAACGCCAAGTGGCGTTACAACGGCTACGTTCGCCGCTCGAAGATGGAATACTAA
- a CDS encoding pitrilysin family protein: protein MIPYIRQTLANGLVVVVNRDRASKLAAVNILYRVGARNENPARTGFAHLFEHLMFRGTRQVPNFDLPVQMASGDNNAFTNNDYTDFYITLPKDNLETALWLESDRMEGLDITPEKLETEKRVVIEEFRQRYLNQPYGDQMMLLRDLAYRTHPYRWATIGRTPDHIEQATLADVEAFYRRHYHPSNAVLSISADLDEERMLALAEKWFGPLADRPSAADPVPQELPQREARRREVERDVPATTVSVAYHMGRRRDPDFQTADLISDLLAGGDSGRLYNRLVKERQLLSSVNAYVTGDLDPGLFVFTGQLLPGTTPEAVEAAFRQEIDSLLRDAATEYEIEKVKNKFEATTLFGELNVMNKAMNLGFYELLGDLAFINREVDCYRAVTPDDIRSFCSRVLRPENSSTLIYRARK from the coding sequence ATGATTCCCTATATCCGACAAACGCTGGCCAACGGACTGGTCGTCGTGGTCAACCGCGACCGCGCCTCGAAACTCGCCGCCGTGAACATCCTCTACCGGGTGGGGGCGCGCAACGAGAACCCGGCCCGCACGGGCTTCGCCCACCTGTTCGAACACCTCATGTTCCGCGGCACGCGTCAGGTGCCCAACTTCGACCTGCCGGTGCAGATGGCCTCGGGCGACAACAACGCCTTTACGAACAACGACTATACGGATTTCTACATCACCCTTCCGAAGGACAATCTCGAAACGGCGCTCTGGCTCGAGAGCGACCGTATGGAGGGGCTCGACATTACGCCCGAAAAGCTCGAAACGGAGAAGCGCGTGGTGATCGAGGAGTTCCGTCAACGCTACCTCAACCAGCCCTACGGCGATCAGATGATGCTGCTGCGCGATCTGGCCTACCGAACCCATCCCTACCGCTGGGCCACGATCGGACGGACACCCGACCACATCGAGCAGGCGACGCTCGCCGACGTGGAGGCCTTCTACCGGCGCCACTACCACCCCTCGAATGCCGTGCTGTCGATCTCGGCCGACTTGGACGAGGAGCGGATGCTTGCGCTGGCCGAAAAGTGGTTCGGACCGCTTGCCGACCGGCCGTCGGCTGCGGATCCCGTTCCGCAGGAGCTGCCTCAGCGCGAGGCCCGGCGCCGCGAGGTCGAACGCGATGTCCCGGCTACGACCGTCTCCGTGGCCTACCACATGGGACGGCGCCGCGATCCCGATTTCCAGACGGCCGACCTGATCTCCGATCTGTTGGCGGGCGGCGATTCGGGACGTCTTTACAATCGGCTTGTCAAGGAGCGGCAGCTGCTCTCGAGCGTCAATGCCTACGTCACGGGAGATCTCGATCCCGGGTTGTTCGTCTTCACGGGACAGCTGCTCCCCGGAACGACTCCCGAAGCCGTCGAGGCGGCCTTCCGCCAGGAGATCGACTCCCTGCTGCGCGATGCCGCCACGGAGTACGAGATCGAAAAGGTCAAGAACAAGTTCGAGGCCACGACGCTCTTTGGCGAACTCAATGTCATGAACAAGGCCATGAACCTCGGATTTTACGAACTGCTCGGCGATCTGGCCTTCATCAACCGGGAGGTTGACTGCTACCGGGCCGTTACGCCCGACGACATACGCTCGTTCTGCAGCCGCGTGCTGCGCCCCGAAAACAGTTCCACCCTGATTTACCGTGCCCGAAAATGA
- a CDS encoding lipocalin family protein, with the protein MVEDDHTIDLSQLVGTWEMTRMYDGEDGTWDNECCAEYGFVATTEFREDGTCVFSCQANGNPPSLIYATYVVEANTIVIATATSAQPVVWRIEKLAASELNVAFDYPGENYTDRACYRWINRSLTLIPDAGPSQRLRFFMRVVRILSLPAQWPFIFRSAAFTGWGGGLLQPAYPWQKTPPVGRNLFPCPAVANSEVSS; encoded by the coding sequence ATGGTCGAGGATGACCACACCATCGATCTCTCGCAATTGGTCGGAACCTGGGAGATGACCCGCATGTATGACGGTGAGGACGGAACCTGGGACAATGAGTGCTGCGCCGAATACGGCTTTGTTGCGACGACTGAATTCCGTGAAGACGGAACCTGTGTGTTCAGCTGTCAGGCAAATGGAAATCCCCCTTCTCTCATCTATGCAACCTACGTTGTTGAAGCCAACACGATTGTGATTGCCACTGCCACTTCGGCTCAACCCGTGGTATGGCGAATCGAAAAACTGGCGGCTTCCGAATTGAATGTTGCTTTCGATTATCCCGGCGAAAACTACACGGACCGAGCCTGCTACAGGTGGATCAACCGATCGCTGACATTGATCCCGGATGCGGGGCCTTCACAAAGGCTCCGCTTTTTTATGCGCGTTGTCCGGATCCTCTCACTCCCCGCGCAATGGCCTTTTATATTCCGTTCTGCGGCTTTTACGGGATGGGGCGGCGGGTTGCTTCAGCCTGCTTACCCGTGGCAGAAAACGCCTCCTGTGGGGCGAAATCTTTTTCCATGTCCGGCGGTGGCAAATTCGGAGGTCTCAAGTTAA
- a CDS encoding helix-turn-helix domain-containing protein translates to MERMSGRLAAIESVLKKLEPVESLLERITLLENTIFTTKRVFTFQEACMYIGVSESMLYKLTSSKEIPHYKPRGKMVYFAKEELDEWLLQNYEPTVNEAVRMATEAAATEPFLNKRRNGKRKKD, encoded by the coding sequence ATGGAGCGGATGAGCGGACGGCTCGCCGCCATCGAATCGGTACTAAAGAAATTGGAACCGGTCGAAAGTCTCTTGGAGCGTATCACGTTGCTGGAAAATACCATCTTCACGACCAAGAGAGTGTTCACGTTTCAGGAAGCCTGTATGTATATCGGGGTTTCTGAAAGTATGCTGTACAAGCTCACATCGAGCAAGGAGATACCGCACTACAAACCGCGCGGTAAAATGGTCTATTTCGCCAAGGAGGAATTGGACGAATGGCTGTTGCAGAATTATGAACCTACAGTGAACGAGGCCGTGCGCATGGCGACGGAAGCCGCCGCCACAGAACCGTTCCTTAATAAGAGACGCAATGGAAAACGAAAGAAAGACTGA
- a CDS encoding DUF4134 domain-containing protein, with protein sequence MFQKTKQLCRKAFGFVNGIPTKVMMFSFMLLSGMVAKAQNSAGDYSAGTSALSTVADEIAKYVPIMVKLCYAIAGVVAIVGAISVYIAMNNEEQDVKKKIMMVVGACIFLIAAAKALPLFFGIAA encoded by the coding sequence ATGTTTCAGAAAACCAAACAGCTGTGCCGCAAGGCATTCGGATTCGTCAACGGAATCCCTACCAAAGTAATGATGTTCTCCTTCATGCTGCTGTCCGGCATGGTGGCGAAAGCGCAGAACTCCGCAGGCGACTATTCCGCCGGTACGAGCGCATTATCCACTGTCGCCGATGAGATTGCCAAGTATGTGCCTATTATGGTGAAATTGTGCTACGCCATTGCCGGCGTTGTGGCCATCGTGGGTGCAATCTCGGTATATATCGCCATGAACAACGAGGAGCAGGACGTCAAGAAGAAGATTATGATGGTCGTGGGAGCATGTATCTTCCTCATTGCGGCGGCCAAGGCGTTGCCTCTGTTCTTCGGTATTGCCGCTTAA
- a CDS encoding porin family protein, with the protein MKKCFMMAALLIGCMATASAQEIRDMFGSDQKGGISYGVRAGLNVSKIAGQYSPDSDDKLDFNSRVGFQVGAVVDIPITNGFYVQPGLLFTTRGAKEKSSYSEAGYSEEASTKYRPMYLQIPVLASFRADVSESVNVQVHVGPHFAFGLGGKCKDSYSDSDGLSESQKYPFFGESTENEARFGAKRFDFGLSFGAGVTLREHYYVGIVYDLGLVNMAIDKEWGKEAKFHNRNFSIQLGYNF; encoded by the coding sequence ATGAAGAAATGCTTCATGATGGCCGCTTTGCTCATCGGTTGCATGGCGACGGCCTCTGCTCAGGAGATCCGCGATATGTTCGGTTCGGATCAGAAGGGCGGAATCTCCTACGGCGTTCGTGCCGGTCTCAATGTTTCGAAGATTGCCGGGCAATACAGCCCCGATTCGGACGACAAGCTCGACTTCAATTCGAGGGTCGGCTTCCAGGTCGGTGCGGTAGTCGATATTCCGATCACCAACGGCTTCTACGTGCAGCCCGGGCTCCTCTTCACGACGCGCGGTGCCAAGGAGAAGTCCTCCTACAGTGAGGCGGGTTACAGCGAGGAAGCCTCCACGAAATATCGTCCCATGTATCTGCAGATTCCCGTATTGGCCTCGTTCCGCGCCGATGTGAGCGAGTCGGTGAATGTGCAGGTTCATGTCGGCCCCCATTTTGCCTTCGGGCTGGGTGGAAAATGCAAGGATTCGTACAGCGATTCCGACGGTCTGTCCGAGAGCCAGAAATATCCCTTCTTCGGTGAATCAACCGAGAACGAGGCCCGTTTCGGTGCCAAACGGTTCGATTTCGGACTCTCGTTCGGTGCCGGTGTGACCCTTCGGGAGCACTATTACGTCGGTATTGTCTACGATCTGGGTCTCGTGAATATGGCCATCGACAAGGAGTGGGGTAAGGAGGCGAAATTCCACAACCGCAACTTCTCGATTCAACTGGGTTATAACTTCTGA
- a CDS encoding toprim domain-containing protein: MTIAEAKQVRIVDFLARLGHHTQHIKSGQYWYLSPLRNERTPSFKVNDRINEWYDFGEATGGDLVELAKYICRTDCVSEALAYIERLVNGASLPRTRMLTAPPRPVEAEMKDVIVIPLRHHALFSYLQSRLIDADISRMYCKEVHYELRGRHYFALAFGNISGGYEVRNAYYKGCLNNKDISLIRHLTEETQENVCVFEGFMDFLSYMTLKLAGDRTVCLAIPCDYLVMNSVNNLKKTLARLQEYSDIHCYLDNDLAGQRTTETIAGMYGGRVSDESCHYAEYKDLNDYLRGKKR, translated from the coding sequence ATGACCATAGCAGAAGCAAAACAAGTGCGTATCGTGGATTTTCTGGCACGTCTCGGTCACCATACGCAGCACATAAAATCGGGACAATACTGGTATCTCTCACCGTTACGGAACGAGCGTACCCCGTCGTTCAAAGTGAATGACCGCATCAATGAATGGTACGATTTCGGCGAGGCGACCGGTGGCGACCTGGTGGAACTGGCAAAATACATTTGCCGGACGGACTGCGTGAGCGAGGCCCTGGCGTATATAGAGAGGCTTGTGAATGGCGCATCACTACCGAGAACCCGTATGCTGACCGCTCCACCCCGACCGGTGGAGGCTGAAATGAAAGACGTGATCGTGATTCCACTCCGTCATCACGCCCTGTTCTCTTACCTCCAATCCCGGCTTATCGACGCGGACATCAGCCGTATGTATTGCAAGGAGGTGCATTACGAACTGCGAGGCCGTCATTACTTCGCTCTCGCATTCGGCAATATATCAGGCGGTTACGAGGTGCGAAACGCCTATTACAAGGGATGCCTGAATAACAAGGACATCTCATTGATAAGACATCTGACAGAAGAGACACAGGAAAACGTCTGTGTCTTCGAGGGATTCATGGATTTTCTTTCTTATATGACACTGAAACTGGCAGGCGACCGGACGGTCTGTCTTGCCATACCATGCGACTACCTCGTGATGAACTCGGTAAACAATTTGAAAAAGACGCTGGCACGTTTACAGGAGTATTCGGACATTCACTGTTATCTCGACAATGACCTTGCCGGGCAGAGAACCACAGAGACCATTGCCGGGATGTATGGCGGACGTGTCAGCGATGAATCTTGCCACTATGCGGAATACAAAGACCTGAACGACTACCTGCGCGGAAAGAAACGCTGA
- a CDS encoding DUF4134 domain-containing protein yields the protein MSKAKKILCALCLPFPYTAFAKSGSVNYSWGADALATMHDFVVTMMLYVQYICCTIAGVYVIVSVCQIYIKMNTGEDGITKSIMTLVGACLFLIGAFYVFPAFFGYRI from the coding sequence ATGTCGAAAGCTAAAAAGATTCTATGTGCGCTGTGCCTCCCGTTCCCCTACACGGCTTTTGCCAAAAGCGGCAGCGTGAACTATAGCTGGGGAGCGGACGCGTTGGCCACGATGCACGACTTCGTGGTGACGATGATGCTCTATGTCCAGTATATCTGTTGCACCATAGCCGGGGTTTACGTCATCGTGTCCGTTTGTCAGATATACATCAAGATGAACACGGGCGAGGACGGCATCACCAAGTCGATAATGACGCTTGTCGGCGCGTGCCTGTTCCTGATCGGGGCATTCTATGTTTTCCCGGCTTTCTTCGGCTACCGCATATAA